The following proteins are co-located in the Eptesicus fuscus isolate TK198812 chromosome 9, DD_ASM_mEF_20220401, whole genome shotgun sequence genome:
- the AGTRAP gene encoding type-1 angiotensin II receptor-associated protein isoform X1 gives MDQPAVNLKVIILIHWVLTTWGCLVFGGPYAWANFTVLAVGVWAVAQRDSLDAISMFLGSLMLTILLDIIHISIFYPRVGLLDTGRFGAGMAILSLLLKPFSCFLVYQMYLQRGGGILIYPGEHSAGSGPSRERSAYQTIDSPEVPTDFYAGVEGKGHTSQGY, from the exons ATGGATCAGCCCGCCGTGAACCTGAAG GTGATCATCCTGATTCACTGGGTGCTGACGACCTG GGGCTGCCTCGTGTTCGGGGGCCCCTATGCCTGGGCCAACTTCACCGTCCTGGCCGTGGGCGTGTGGGCCGTTGCTCAGCGGGATTCCCTCGACGCTATAAGCATG TTTCTGGGCAGCTTGATGCTCACCATCCTCCTGGACATCATCCACATCAGCATCTTCTACCCGCGGGTCGGCCTCTTGGACACAGGGCGCTTCGGCGCCGGCATGGCCATCCTCAGCCTGCTCCTCAAGCCCTTCTCCTGCTTCCTGGTCTACCAGATGTACCTGCAGCGCGGGGGCGGGATCCTCATCTACCCCGGTGAGCACTCTGCTG GTTCCGGACCCTCACGTGAGCGCAGTGCCTACCAGACGATTGACTCACCAGAGGTCCCCACAGACTTTTATGCAGGCGTGGAGGGCAAAGGTCACACCTCCCAAGGCTACTGA
- the AGTRAP gene encoding type-1 angiotensin II receptor-associated protein isoform X2: MDQPAVNLKVIILIHWVLTTWGCLVFGGPYAWANFTVLAVGVWAVAQRDSLDAISMFLGSLMLTILLDIIHISIFYPRVGLLDTGRFGAGMAILSLLLKPFSCFLVYQMYLQRGGGILIYPGSGPSRERSAYQTIDSPEVPTDFYAGVEGKGHTSQGY, from the exons ATGGATCAGCCCGCCGTGAACCTGAAG GTGATCATCCTGATTCACTGGGTGCTGACGACCTG GGGCTGCCTCGTGTTCGGGGGCCCCTATGCCTGGGCCAACTTCACCGTCCTGGCCGTGGGCGTGTGGGCCGTTGCTCAGCGGGATTCCCTCGACGCTATAAGCATG TTTCTGGGCAGCTTGATGCTCACCATCCTCCTGGACATCATCCACATCAGCATCTTCTACCCGCGGGTCGGCCTCTTGGACACAGGGCGCTTCGGCGCCGGCATGGCCATCCTCAGCCTGCTCCTCAAGCCCTTCTCCTGCTTCCTGGTCTACCAGATGTACCTGCAGCGCGGGGGCGGGATCCTCATCTACCCCG GTTCCGGACCCTCACGTGAGCGCAGTGCCTACCAGACGATTGACTCACCAGAGGTCCCCACAGACTTTTATGCAGGCGTGGAGGGCAAAGGTCACACCTCCCAAGGCTACTGA